Proteins co-encoded in one Armatimonadota bacterium genomic window:
- a CDS encoding zinc finger CCHC domain-containing protein, producing MEGQDANAILNGLFQRIQQLEAVQAQAHAGARNKPPKPDQFFGTDDAKRVRQWIFQVENYFNVMNEPEARRVPYATTLLRKNALLWWQSLRPEERPAAWEDFTRTLIEYFQPISATLVARDTLARLYQKSSVKQFVEEFKAQVLNIPDITDAEKLDKFRRGLKKEVRLHVAFANPPSFDQAVSVAEQIDEVLYSHRGYSPKPSYTPRPSHPNPTRAVPMDIGAIQPGRDGEKTFKKLTPEEKAELNRINGCYYCRKPGHRALECPLKKQKNSVRRQ from the coding sequence ATGGAAGGCCAAGACGCCAACGCCATTCTCAATGGCCTTTTCCAGCGCATCCAGCAACTGGAGGCTGTGCAAGCACAGGCTCACGCCGGTGCTCGCAACAAGCCGCCCAAGCCCGACCAGTTCTTTGGCACCGATGATGCCAAAAGGGTTAGGCAGTGGATCTTCCAGGTGGAGAACTACTTCAACGTCATGAACGAGCCCGAGGCGAGACGCGTGCCTTACGCAACGACGTTGTTGCGCAAGAACGCCCTCCTTTGGTGGCAAAGCCTCCGCCCCGAGGAGCGCCCGGCCGCGTGGGAGGACTTCACGCGGACGCTCATCGAGTACTTCCAGCCCATCAGTGCCACTCTTGTGGCGCGCGACACCCTCGCCCGCCTCTACCAGAAGTCATCAGTCAAGCAGTTTGTCGAGGAGTTCAAGGCCCAAGTGCTGAACATTCCGGACATCACCGACGCCGAGAAGCTCGACAAGTTCCGGCGCGGGCTCAAGAAAGAAGTGCGCCTCCACGTCGCATTTGCTAACCCGCCGTCATTCGACCAAGCGGTCTCCGTCGCGGAGCAAATCGACGAGGTGCTCTACAGCCACCGGGGTTACTCACCCAAGCCTTCGTACACCCCGCGCCCCAGTCACCCCAACCCCACTCGGGCAGTACCGATGGATATTGGTGCGATACAGCCGGGCCGCGACGGTGAGAAGACGTTCAAGAAGCTCACTCCCGAGGAGAAGGCAGAACTCAACCGCATCAACGGTTGCTACTACTGCCGGAAGCCCGG